Proteins encoded within one genomic window of Panicum virgatum strain AP13 chromosome 1N, P.virgatum_v5, whole genome shotgun sequence:
- the LOC120655393 gene encoding pollen-specific leucine-rich repeat extensin-like protein 3, with product MPPPPSSTPPTMPPQQYAPPPQSSPPTTPPTNYSPPSQSSPPATPLSSKPSPPSLSPTATPPSSPPPLSPSAPTTPPANEPYNQPPPPSSSTPAIPPQSTPPPSSSPPTMPPTYAQPPPTTSSPPTTPPQQSSPPPQSSPPPTPPNDQTHNQAPPSYNVPDWNKGWQQINNVRDAMYWQIGKSIVQQLIQNNQYFTLIDVLWASTMPAGIGNNYFLVLKLADEYKKAGRYHAFVWGVPQQPEFPWKILSFQYVGN from the coding sequence ATGCCACCTCCACCATCTTCAACTCCTCCGACTATGCCTCCACAACAATATGCTCCACCACCACAATCTAGTCCTCCTACCACACCTCCAACAAACTACTCACCTCCATCACAGTCTAGCCCACCTGCTACACCTCTGAGCAGCAAGCCATCTCCACCTTCTTTAAGTCCCACGGCTACACCTCCATCAAGTCCACCTCCATTATCTCCAAGTGCTCCTACCACACCTCCAGCAAATGAACCATATAACCAGCCACCTCCACCATCCTCTAGTACTCCTGCCATACCACCACAATCTACACCTCCGCCATCTTCAAGTCCACCTACCATGCCTCCAACCTATGCCCAGCCACCTCCAACAACATCTAGTCCCCCTACCACACCTCCACAACAATCTAGTCCACCACCACAATCAAGTCCTCCTCCTACACCTCCAAATGACCAAACTCACAACCAGGCACCACCATCATACAATGTCCCAGATTGGAACAAAGGGTGGCAACAAATCAACAATGTCCGGGATGCCATGTACTGGCAAATTGGGAAATCTATTGTGCAGCAATTGATACAGAATAACCAGTACTTTACTCTCATTGATGTGCTTTGGGCAAGCACGATGCCTGCTGGAATTGGAAACAACTACTTCCTAGTGTTGAAACTGGCAGATGAATACAAGAAAGCCGGCAGGTACCATGCATTTGTGTGGGGTGTGCCCCAGCAGCCAGAGTTCCCATGGAAAATATTGTCTTTCCAGTATGTGGGGAACTAA